A single window of Leptolyngbya ohadii IS1 DNA harbors:
- a CDS encoding M56 family metallopeptidase, with the protein MHLLLMALALMGGWLLRWKSAPIQGNGAMRWQFALSRLILPPLLLLTTSIAVLWMGMDGAMLGFSAGWIGCHLAKAILAFALLTLLIWAGQGWRSSRQVKQYPCETVAQSKNQSEKLAHTSAHLLDTEIPFAAQVGFWRSKLVISRGLLNQLNDEQLEAVLTHEEAHAYYRDTFWFFWLGWLGHLTFWLPQTETLWQELLLLRELRADAWAAKKVDAIVVAESLLQIVQNSQISLTATQAGFNSDLTPTRLEERIDALLDPLESIGEPGRSWVWLGVGLLPLLTLPLHG; encoded by the coding sequence ATGCACCTGCTACTCATGGCACTGGCGCTCATGGGGGGCTGGCTCCTGCGCTGGAAGTCTGCTCCGATTCAGGGAAATGGGGCGATGCGCTGGCAGTTTGCCCTCAGCCGATTGATTCTGCCGCCGCTGCTGCTGCTGACGACAAGTATTGCCGTGCTGTGGATGGGCATGGATGGCGCGATGCTGGGCTTTTCTGCCGGGTGGATTGGCTGTCATTTGGCGAAGGCAATTCTGGCTTTTGCGCTGCTGACGCTGCTGATTTGGGCAGGGCAGGGCTGGCGATCGTCCCGGCAAGTGAAACAGTACCCCTGTGAAACCGTCGCCCAAAGTAAAAATCAGAGTGAAAAACTGGCTCATACCAGCGCTCACCTCCTGGATACTGAAATTCCCTTTGCCGCACAGGTAGGTTTCTGGCGATCGAAGCTCGTGATCAGTCGCGGTTTACTGAATCAGCTCAACGACGAACAGCTCGAAGCCGTCCTCACCCACGAGGAAGCACATGCCTACTACCGGGATACCTTCTGGTTCTTCTGGCTGGGCTGGCTGGGACACCTCACCTTCTGGTTGCCCCAAACCGAAACCCTCTGGCAAGAATTACTCCTTCTACGAGAACTGCGGGCAGACGCCTGGGCAGCCAAAAAAGTGGATGCGATCGTCGTCGCAGAATCCCTATTGCAAATCGTCCAGAATAGCCAAATCTCTCTCACCGCAACTCAGGCAGGCTTTAACAGCGATCTCACCCCGACCCGCCTGGAAGAAAGAATCGATGCCCTGCTAGACCCCTTGGAGTCGATCGGGGAACCGGGGCGATCGTGGGTTTGGCTAGGGGTGGGGTTGCTGCCGCTGTTGACGCTACCGCTGCATGGGTAG
- a CDS encoding hybrid sensor histidine kinase/response regulator, with product MVQARILVVEDEVIVARTIANQLRQFGYTVVGMESSGAAAIEAANRVEPDLVLMDIMLKGEMDGVTTASQISVQRNIPIVFLTAYADDNTLQRAKETLPLGYVVKPFTPQELRVAVELALFKHQVDQELRENQAYLATLLRSMHDAVIATDEQGIITFMNPAAEALTGWQESEAFGRNATEVLRLVDEVTDLPIDHPVAQVLRTQEVAFLNEFTALVKQNGERVPIGDSASPLQGQQESIRGVVVVFCDMSAHRRSEILATALEKEQELNRLKSQFIATVSHEFRTPLTVIRTAAELIEQYGADQLDDRVKSYVERIKASVRQMNQLMEEVLLIGRSEANRLQFMPTLINLQQLCQSLVEECSLNLSEAHEILFACPDEPLETWIDENLLRLALSNLLNNAVKYSPAGGKIHFRYTYGLEAETVIFEVRDQGIGIPAADQAKVFESFFRASNTRSIQGTGLGLAIVKHCVELHQGQVSVSSEINAGTTFTVILPRVPNAQNVREAD from the coding sequence ATGGTTCAAGCCAGAATTTTAGTCGTTGAAGATGAGGTGATTGTCGCTCGTACCATTGCCAATCAGCTGAGGCAGTTTGGATATACCGTCGTGGGCATGGAGTCCTCTGGGGCAGCGGCGATCGAAGCCGCTAATCGTGTCGAGCCAGATCTGGTTCTGATGGACATTATGTTGAAGGGGGAAATGGATGGTGTCACCACTGCCAGCCAGATTTCCGTTCAGCGAAATATTCCGATCGTATTCCTGACTGCCTATGCAGACGACAACACTCTGCAACGGGCAAAGGAAACCCTGCCTCTGGGCTATGTGGTGAAACCCTTCACGCCGCAGGAGTTGCGTGTTGCCGTTGAGCTGGCGCTCTTCAAGCATCAGGTTGACCAAGAACTCCGCGAAAATCAGGCTTATCTGGCAACGCTGCTGCGATCGATGCACGATGCGGTGATTGCAACCGATGAGCAGGGCATCATCACCTTTATGAATCCGGCGGCAGAGGCACTGACCGGATGGCAAGAATCGGAGGCATTTGGCAGGAACGCGACGGAAGTTTTGCGTTTGGTAGACGAAGTGACCGACCTACCGATCGATCATCCGGTTGCCCAAGTCCTAAGAACGCAAGAAGTGGCTTTCCTCAATGAATTCACGGCACTGGTCAAACAGAACGGGGAGCGAGTACCAATTGGCGATAGCGCGTCTCCGCTTCAGGGTCAGCAGGAGAGCATTCGCGGAGTCGTTGTCGTGTTTTGCGACATGAGTGCTCACCGCCGCAGTGAAATCCTAGCCACTGCCCTGGAGAAAGAGCAGGAGCTAAACCGGCTCAAGTCGCAGTTTATTGCCACGGTTTCCCACGAATTTCGCACGCCCCTGACGGTGATTCGCACGGCTGCGGAACTGATTGAACAATACGGAGCGGATCAGCTAGACGATCGCGTAAAAAGCTATGTGGAGCGCATTAAAGCCTCTGTGCGGCAGATGAATCAGCTCATGGAGGAGGTGCTGCTGATCGGGCGAAGCGAGGCAAATCGTCTTCAGTTCATGCCGACCCTGATTAATCTGCAACAGCTTTGTCAGAGCCTGGTTGAAGAATGCTCCCTCAACCTCTCCGAAGCCCATGAAATCCTCTTTGCCTGCCCCGATGAGCCGCTAGAAACCTGGATCGATGAGAATCTGCTGCGGCTGGCTTTGAGCAATCTGCTCAATAATGCTGTTAAATACTCCCCGGCAGGGGGCAAGATTCACTTCCGCTACACCTACGGCTTAGAAGCGGAGACAGTTATCTTTGAAGTGCGGGATCAGGGCATCGGCATTCCAGCGGCGGATCAGGCAAAGGTGTTTGAATCCTTTTTTCGCGCATCCAATACGCGATCGATCCAGGGAACGGGCTTGGGCCTGGCGATCGTTAAACACTGTGTCGAGCTTCATCAGGGACAGGTCTCGGTCTCCAGCGAAATCAATGCTGGCACAACCTTTACGGTGATCTTACCCCGTGTACCCAACGCCCAAAATGTCCGTGAAGCCGATTGA
- a CDS encoding SRPBCC family protein, producing MEAPSDLRADLMTLDAVENEETLAEPIDSADVEVSTDRVEGRHRQLSARIQLPYSPEQLWQILTDYDHLADFVPNLAKSERLTHPQSIRIEQIGAEKFLNFKFRARVVLDMAENFPHQIAFQMVEGDFKEFSGSWNLHPISDRLTELSYTLNVLPPRTMPIALIERRLKRGFVVNLCAIRDRARELFGAIA from the coding sequence ATGGAAGCACCGTCCGACCTGAGAGCCGACCTGATGACCCTCGACGCCGTTGAAAACGAGGAAACCCTCGCAGAACCGATCGACTCCGCAGATGTAGAAGTTTCCACCGATCGGGTTGAGGGGCGGCATCGTCAGCTTTCTGCCCGGATTCAGCTTCCCTACAGTCCAGAACAGCTCTGGCAAATCCTGACGGACTACGATCATCTGGCGGACTTTGTGCCCAACCTGGCAAAGAGCGAACGGCTGACTCATCCGCAGTCTATCCGCATCGAGCAGATCGGCGCAGAGAAATTCCTGAACTTCAAGTTTCGGGCGCGAGTTGTCCTGGATATGGCAGAAAACTTCCCCCATCAGATTGCTTTCCAGATGGTCGAAGGCGACTTCAAAGAATTCTCTGGAAGCTGGAATCTGCATCCCATCAGTGATCGCCTCACCGAACTCAGCTACACCCTCAACGTCTTGCCGCCCCGCACCATGCCGATCGCCCTGATCGAACGCCGCTTAAAGCGCGGATTTGTGGTGAACCTTTGCGCCATTCGCGATCGGGCAAGGGAACTGTTTGGCGCAATTGCCTAG
- a CDS encoding DUF3177 family protein, with amino-acid sequence MISQDLLQSLVWLDYRLALLFTVFLPLVLLVWALFAKAEAASRLLIIYWRVASLLAITVYLLMGNLPIGFLAGLAGGILIPISLWFWVDLNEEINEQPKSGFKLAFTAWRWAVSLYCMLGVLTGLPFLQCGFSQTAFTTPFCQVWLQPAIGFHSFLHARYTTGFLGFIGIAGLVIYTLYLIYFVFVRLGKQGRSAIEQ; translated from the coding sequence ATGATTTCTCAAGACCTGCTTCAATCGCTTGTCTGGCTGGATTACCGCCTGGCACTGCTGTTTACGGTGTTTCTGCCGCTGGTTCTGCTCGTTTGGGCACTGTTTGCCAAAGCAGAAGCCGCATCCCGCCTGCTGATCATTTACTGGCGAGTGGCAAGCCTGCTGGCGATCACGGTCTATCTGCTAATGGGGAATTTGCCGATCGGCTTTTTGGCGGGTCTGGCAGGGGGCATCCTGATTCCGATTAGCCTGTGGTTCTGGGTGGATCTGAACGAGGAAATTAACGAACAGCCCAAAAGTGGTTTTAAGCTGGCATTCACCGCCTGGCGATGGGCAGTTAGCCTCTACTGTATGCTGGGCGTATTAACAGGTTTGCCCTTTCTACAGTGTGGCTTCTCCCAAACAGCCTTCACAACACCCTTCTGTCAGGTCTGGCTTCAGCCCGCAATCGGCTTCCACTCCTTCCTCCACGCCCGCTACACCACTGGCTTCCTGGGATTTATCGGCATTGCCGGACTGGTGATTTACACCCTTTATCTGATTTACTTTGTCTTCGTCCGCCTGGGCAAACAGGGACGTTCCGCGATCGAGCAGTAG
- a CDS encoding BlaI/MecI/CopY family transcriptional regulator codes for MSALPPRRPKQLSLGPLEAEILEILWELGSATVKEIHDRILSDPDRELAYASVTTVLRRLGEKGWLSCDRQDRAYQWRPLVSRKEAQMLQAHDQLQRFLAIGNPDVVAAFADELDRASVEKLDAIAQRLKAARQAREEQ; via the coding sequence ATGTCTGCCCTACCCCCCCGTCGTCCCAAACAGCTCTCCCTCGGACCGCTGGAAGCTGAAATTCTGGAAATCCTCTGGGAGCTTGGCTCTGCCACCGTCAAAGAAATCCACGATCGCATCTTATCTGACCCCGATCGTGAGCTTGCCTATGCTTCTGTCACTACCGTTTTGCGGCGATTGGGCGAGAAGGGCTGGCTGTCCTGCGATCGTCAGGATCGGGCGTATCAGTGGCGTCCGCTGGTGTCCCGCAAAGAAGCGCAGATGCTCCAGGCACACGATCAGCTTCAGCGATTTTTGGCGATCGGCAATCCCGATGTGGTCGCTGCCTTTGCCGATGAACTCGATCGCGCCAGCGTTGAAAAGCTCGATGCCATTGCTCAGCGGCTCAAAGCAGCCCGTCAAGCCAGGGAGGAACAATAG
- a CDS encoding protein kinase domain-containing protein — translation MLSLPGYSIATKIYESANSLVYRGVRSQDLQPIVFKTLKPDYPTPEELTRYRQEYEITRSLCLDGVIQVYGMETHQHSLVMFLEDFGGESLAYWLTQRSVSLSEVLTIGIQISEVLGQVHQQQIIHKDINPANIIWNPATGQLKLIDFGIASRITREIPVLRSPNVLEGTLAYLSPEQTGRMNRSIDYRTDFYSLGATLYELLTRQLPFEANDALELVHCHLARTPIPPSDRVPTIPPPVSAIVMKLLAKNAEERYQSSGGIQADLETCLTQLQTAGEIAAFPLAQDDRADTLQIPQKLYGRDREVEIILSAFEQAIGRDTTDNSDFSSSAALSDDLAAAPSEALSNLRSVSRLILITGYAGIGKTSLVQEIYKPLTRRRGYFVSGKFDQYQRDLPYAALVSAFAEWVNLLLAEPKDQLNRWRERLQTALEPNAQVILDVLPELELVLGSQPTVPALPPTETRNRFNRVFQQFIQVLAQSDHPLVIFLDDLQWIDAASLQLVRVLVTTNVPSLFLIGAYRDNEVSVTHPLMQTIAASQQDGIPIQTLALAPLQPQDIQQILAETLDATATDVAPLADLILTKTDGNPFFVSEFLRTLYVEDLVAFNYGQRRWEWSIAEIQQRNITDNVVELLVTKIQRLDRSTQDALRQAACIGNRFDLQTLTFVLYSLGVISTPEPATAIALLREAINLGLIIPLNSCDRRIELGTARPDDAAQMEYKFAHDRIQQAAYSLNADVEKPLIHWQIGQQILRHTPVERREQQIFDIVNHLNLGWKAVGTQEVPLTIEPEFDRQELASLNRIAAEKAKASAAYTAALQYATLALDLLPKNPWEADYDLTLGLYRLAAEAAYLNGQLAQTEQFAAIVLNHARTLQDKVRIYEVELQAYGSQMQFLTALQIGLQALAKLGIDLPISPIPEDIQSAFAETDALLENRCIETLIELPPMTDAIAAQSLRLLTHLLAPSYQAAPPLFPLLILKMVNLSIAQGNHELSAFAYAAYANILNCVVFDLDRSYQFVELALQLLDRFPNPLLRCKTLFMANCSVRFCKVHVRETIQPLQEAYQFGIESGDLEFAAYSILHHCDHCFFVGLPLQEVQQTITGYIEALTQIKESTNTNALRVYLQTILNLTQPTADPTHLIGEAYDESQELPLLEQANHQKGLFYLYFNKLLLSCYFNDADRAVENADQASRYPDGGRSNAVFPIFHFYDSLARLMQYPRVNADTQSALMQRVLENQEKMQLWAHHAPMNNLHRWHLIEAERQRLLGETTAAIAHYEQAADLAQTHGYLQEKALTYERTALFYLEQGKDIPARAYLQEAQYGYRRWGATAKVVDLESRYSRWLAQPSRSMVPVERRGLLRVQPIGTATTNRHPAETLDLATVIRASQMLSGELHRTKLLEQLLTLVLQNAGAQTGTLLLAADQHLCIEATGTANPLTIAVQPCLPLEETDRLPISLIQYVSRKSETVILDDATQDLRFASDPYIQLHQPHSVLCLPIQGHGKLIGILYLENNLTANAFPADRAAILQVLTAQAAIALENSRLYAQLETDAQILEVSNQALQQEVQERRRAEEQLRQSLTEREVLLKEIHHRVKNNLQIISGLLQLQAGTVTNPAISRILLESQHRIESMSLIHKKLYAATDLGQIDLSDYIPSLASNLLSSYQIRPGQVTLNLNIAPVMLNIDQAIPCGLIINELVSNALKYAFPDDRSGVIHIDLPPSVDHLIQLTIRDNGIGLPQWIDWKNVQSLGLSLVHDLTVEQLDGQLEVNSPQGDSDHGTVFKIQFCQTPVFQIPPLTEGES, via the coding sequence ATGCTGTCCCTTCCCGGCTACTCGATCGCGACCAAGATTTACGAAAGCGCAAATTCACTGGTGTATCGAGGAGTACGATCGCAGGATTTGCAGCCGATCGTTTTTAAGACCCTCAAACCGGATTACCCGACGCCGGAAGAACTGACTCGGTATCGGCAGGAGTATGAAATCACCCGATCGCTCTGCCTGGATGGCGTAATTCAGGTCTACGGCATGGAAACCCATCAGCACAGCCTGGTGATGTTTCTGGAGGATTTTGGCGGCGAGTCGCTAGCGTATTGGCTCACTCAGCGATCGGTCTCCCTCAGCGAAGTTTTGACGATCGGCATTCAAATCAGCGAAGTTCTGGGGCAGGTGCATCAGCAGCAGATTATCCACAAAGATATCAATCCTGCCAATATCATCTGGAATCCTGCGACCGGGCAGCTTAAGCTAATTGACTTTGGTATTGCCAGCCGGATTACGCGAGAAATTCCTGTCCTGCGTAGCCCTAATGTCCTGGAAGGCACGCTCGCCTATCTGTCTCCAGAGCAAACAGGGCGCATGAACCGATCGATTGACTACCGCACCGATTTCTATTCCCTGGGCGCAACGCTATATGAACTGCTGACACGGCAGCTTCCCTTTGAGGCAAACGATGCTCTGGAGCTGGTTCACTGCCACCTGGCAAGAACTCCGATTCCACCGAGCGATCGCGTTCCCACAATTCCTCCCCCTGTCTCGGCGATCGTCATGAAGCTGCTGGCAAAAAACGCAGAGGAACGCTACCAGAGCAGTGGCGGCATTCAGGCGGATCTAGAAACCTGTCTGACGCAGTTGCAGACTGCTGGTGAGATTGCAGCCTTTCCCCTCGCCCAGGACGATCGCGCCGATACGCTGCAAATTCCGCAGAAGCTTTACGGCAGGGATCGGGAGGTGGAAATCATTTTGTCTGCCTTTGAACAGGCGATCGGCAGGGATACGACAGACAATTCAGATTTCTCTTCGTCTGCTGCGTTATCTGATGATCTAGCTGCTGCTCCATCTGAGGCTTTATCTAATCTTCGATCGGTCAGCAGACTGATTTTGATCACAGGCTATGCAGGTATCGGCAAAACCTCGCTGGTGCAGGAAATCTATAAGCCGCTGACCCGGCGACGGGGCTATTTTGTATCGGGAAAGTTCGATCAGTATCAGCGGGATCTGCCCTACGCTGCCCTGGTGAGTGCCTTTGCGGAATGGGTAAATCTGCTGCTCGCGGAACCCAAGGATCAGCTGAACCGCTGGCGAGAACGGCTCCAAACTGCTCTGGAACCCAATGCCCAGGTCATTCTCGATGTTTTGCCCGAACTGGAACTGGTGCTGGGGTCGCAGCCTACCGTCCCCGCTCTGCCGCCCACCGAAACCCGGAATCGCTTCAATCGGGTGTTTCAGCAGTTCATTCAAGTTCTGGCGCAGTCCGATCATCCGCTGGTGATTTTCCTGGACGACTTGCAGTGGATTGATGCCGCATCGCTACAGCTAGTCCGGGTGCTAGTCACCACAAACGTTCCCTCCCTGTTCCTGATCGGGGCATACCGCGATAACGAGGTGAGCGTTACCCATCCCCTGATGCAGACGATCGCCGCAAGCCAGCAGGACGGCATCCCGATTCAAACCCTTGCCCTTGCCCCTCTGCAACCGCAGGATATCCAGCAGATTTTAGCCGAAACGCTGGACGCCACCGCAACGGACGTTGCCCCTTTAGCTGACCTGATCCTGACGAAAACCGACGGCAATCCCTTTTTTGTCAGCGAATTTTTGCGGACGCTCTACGTCGAAGACCTGGTGGCGTTTAACTATGGGCAGCGTCGATGGGAATGGTCGATCGCCGAGATTCAGCAGCGCAACATCACCGACAATGTCGTGGAATTATTGGTGACAAAAATTCAGCGGCTCGACCGATCAACACAGGATGCTCTGCGACAGGCTGCCTGTATTGGCAATCGGTTTGATCTGCAAACGCTGACGTTCGTTCTGTATTCGCTGGGCGTGATTTCTACCCCAGAACCCGCAACCGCGATCGCCCTGCTTCGGGAGGCGATTAACCTGGGGTTGATCATTCCCCTCAACAGCTGCGATCGACGGATTGAACTGGGAACTGCCCGACCGGATGACGCTGCCCAGATGGAGTACAAATTTGCCCACGATCGGATTCAGCAGGCTGCCTATTCGCTCAATGCCGATGTCGAAAAACCACTGATTCACTGGCAGATCGGACAGCAAATTCTGCGCCATACGCCAGTAGAACGACGGGAGCAGCAAATTTTCGATATTGTGAATCATCTCAATCTGGGCTGGAAAGCGGTTGGAACCCAGGAAGTCCCCTTGACAATAGAGCCGGAATTCGATCGCCAGGAACTCGCCTCACTAAACCGGATTGCAGCTGAAAAAGCCAAAGCCTCTGCCGCTTACACCGCCGCCCTCCAGTACGCTACCCTTGCCCTGGACTTACTGCCCAAAAATCCCTGGGAAGCCGACTATGACCTGACTCTGGGCCTCTATAGGCTGGCAGCAGAAGCGGCATATTTGAATGGTCAGTTGGCGCAGACAGAGCAATTTGCAGCGATCGTGCTGAACCATGCTCGGACGCTTCAGGACAAAGTCAGAATCTACGAGGTGGAGCTTCAGGCATATGGCTCCCAGATGCAGTTTTTAACGGCACTGCAAATTGGACTGCAAGCGCTAGCCAAATTGGGCATCGATCTGCCAATCTCTCCTATCCCGGAGGATATCCAATCCGCCTTTGCCGAAACCGATGCTCTGCTCGAAAATCGGTGCATTGAAACGCTGATCGAGCTGCCGCCCATGACCGATGCGATCGCCGCTCAGAGTCTCCGCCTGCTCACCCATTTGCTGGCACCGTCCTATCAAGCCGCACCTCCCCTGTTTCCGCTGCTGATTCTGAAGATGGTGAATTTATCGATCGCGCAGGGCAACCACGAACTCTCTGCATTTGCCTATGCAGCCTATGCCAATATTCTCAACTGCGTGGTGTTCGACCTCGATCGCAGCTATCAGTTTGTTGAATTGGCTCTGCAATTGCTCGATCGATTTCCGAATCCGCTGCTGCGCTGCAAAACGCTGTTTATGGCAAATTGCTCCGTGCGATTCTGCAAAGTCCATGTCCGGGAGACGATTCAGCCATTGCAGGAAGCCTATCAGTTTGGGATTGAGTCCGGCGATCTGGAATTTGCCGCATACAGCATTTTGCACCACTGCGACCACTGCTTTTTTGTCGGTCTGCCGTTGCAGGAAGTGCAGCAAACCATTACAGGCTACATTGAGGCGCTAACCCAGATTAAGGAATCCACCAATACCAATGCGCTGCGCGTCTATCTGCAAACCATCCTCAATCTGACCCAACCCACCGCTGACCCAACCCACCTCATCGGAGAAGCCTACGACGAATCGCAGGAATTACCGCTCCTGGAGCAGGCAAATCACCAGAAAGGACTGTTTTATCTGTATTTCAACAAACTGCTGCTGAGCTGCTATTTTAACGATGCCGATCGCGCTGTCGAAAATGCAGATCAGGCAAGCCGCTATCCCGATGGAGGACGATCGAATGCGGTGTTTCCCATCTTTCACTTTTACGATTCCCTGGCGCGGCTGATGCAGTATCCCAGGGTCAATGCCGACACCCAATCCGCTCTGATGCAGCGAGTCCTGGAAAATCAGGAAAAAATGCAGCTTTGGGCGCACCATGCTCCGATGAACAATCTGCACCGATGGCATCTCATCGAAGCGGAACGGCAGCGACTTCTGGGGGAAACCACAGCGGCGATCGCCCACTACGAACAGGCGGCAGACCTTGCCCAGACGCACGGCTATCTTCAGGAAAAAGCCCTGACTTATGAACGAACCGCACTGTTTTACCTGGAGCAAGGCAAGGACATTCCGGCTAGAGCGTACCTGCAAGAAGCGCAGTATGGCTATCGCAGATGGGGTGCAACTGCCAAAGTGGTTGACCTGGAAAGTCGCTATTCCCGGTGGCTCGCACAGCCCAGTAGAAGTATGGTTCCAGTAGAACGACGGGGATTACTGCGGGTTCAGCCGATCGGCACAGCGACTACAAACCGACATCCTGCCGAAACCCTGGATCTGGCAACGGTGATCCGAGCCTCCCAGATGCTATCGGGAGAACTGCATCGAACAAAATTGCTGGAACAACTGCTGACCCTGGTGCTGCAAAATGCGGGTGCCCAAACCGGAACGCTGCTTTTAGCAGCCGACCAGCATCTCTGCATCGAGGCAACAGGAACCGCCAATCCGCTGACGATCGCTGTGCAGCCCTGCCTGCCGCTGGAGGAAACCGATCGGCTTCCCATTTCGCTGATTCAGTACGTTAGCCGCAAATCGGAAACGGTAATTCTCGACGACGCGACGCAAGATTTACGCTTTGCCAGCGATCCCTACATTCAATTGCACCAGCCGCACTCTGTTCTCTGTTTACCAATTCAGGGACACGGCAAGCTCATTGGAATTCTGTATCTGGAAAACAATCTGACCGCCAATGCGTTTCCCGCCGATCGCGCAGCCATCCTCCAGGTATTGACGGCTCAGGCAGCGATCGCTCTAGAGAATTCTCGTTTGTACGCACAGCTTGAAACCGATGCTCAAATCCTGGAGGTCAGCAATCAAGCACTCCAGCAGGAAGTTCAAGAGCGACGGCGTGCCGAGGAGCAGCTTCGACAAAGCCTGACAGAGCGGGAGGTCTTGCTAAAAGAGATTCATCACCGCGTCAAAAACAATTTGCAAATCATTTCGGGGTTGCTTCAGCTTCAGGCAGGAACCGTCACTAATCCTGCTATTTCGCGCATCCTGCTGGAAAGCCAGCATCGAATTGAGTCGATGTCTCTCATCCATAAGAAGCTATATGCTGCGACGGATCTGGGACAGATCGATCTCTCCGACTACATCCCCAGCCTTGCCAGCAATCTCCTGTCTTCCTATCAGATCCGTCCGGGACAGGTGACGCTCAACCTCAACATTGCGCCCGTTATGCTCAACATCGATCAGGCGATTCCCTGCGGGTTAATTATCAACGAACTTGTCTCAAATGCTCTCAAGTATGCCTTTCCGGACGATCGCAGCGGCGTAATTCACATCGATCTACCGCCTTCCGTCGATCACCTTATTCAGCTCACAATTCGGGATAATGGAATTGGTTTACCCCAGTGGATTGACTGGAAAAACGTTCAATCCCTCGGACTTTCCCTGGTTCATGACTTAACGGTTGAGCAGCTGGACGGTCAGCTAGAGGTCAATTCTCCCCAGGGCGATTCTGACCACGGTACTGTCTTTAAAATCCAGTTTTGCCAGACTCCCGTATTCCAGATTCCACCGCTAACCGAAGGAGAAAGCTGA